The following proteins are encoded in a genomic region of Enterocloster clostridioformis:
- a CDS encoding sensor histidine kinase: MKWYRRLSFKARVFLGCLLVALVPLTFSSVVMMRLFTASINRQITVDGNQQLEEVRERFTQLLENCQKACETLTEDGSAAWVMIDNKTIEFQKDLYLSMYQAVQEIYSHAQFCIYDAGGKLRFTTDTAPKSSRLPVNWGLLNKASEEQGITYYRTDPYLPSSGSDVLMQGAFSLESTHGARTGYVVLNFTRENFDNVLNGFYSSGDTLLVLDSHQKPLYCSRPEYGEREISDIIGHTISGQGGTEKKGVYTKYLWTREPSQGFYILLRCSAPISAPAVRTMGTVSLALSGLGLVLCLLIAGALSRSIGQPVSLLDKAMAKVKKGDLSIRIRTNRQDELGRLTESFNQMTGDLQKYLDDTVQKQKDLNKTTLRLYQTQLNPHFLYNTLDSIKWSARINQVPEIAVLAENLAVILRKSISSRPFITLREELETIESYVEIQKIRFTGRFLYETEIPDQLEDCMVPKMILQPLVENAIIHGLEGCEHGYICIYAFQKEGILNISVTDDGCGMSRGMADWINSGAPAKRDGHLGLYNVINILKIYYGQEYGMKAAVTEDGTTVTLRLPVQKEVPDV; encoded by the coding sequence ATGAAGTGGTACAGGAGACTCTCTTTTAAGGCCAGGGTATTCCTGGGCTGCCTTCTGGTGGCTTTGGTGCCCCTTACATTTTCAAGTGTTGTGATGATGCGTCTGTTTACAGCCTCAATCAACCGTCAGATAACCGTGGACGGAAACCAGCAGCTGGAAGAAGTCAGGGAACGGTTTACCCAGCTGTTAGAGAATTGCCAGAAAGCCTGTGAAACGCTGACAGAGGACGGTTCCGCGGCCTGGGTCATGATTGACAATAAGACCATAGAGTTCCAGAAGGATTTGTATTTGTCCATGTACCAGGCGGTTCAGGAGATTTACAGCCATGCGCAGTTTTGCATCTACGACGCTGGCGGAAAACTGCGTTTTACGACGGATACAGCGCCTAAGAGCAGCCGTCTGCCTGTGAATTGGGGACTGCTCAACAAGGCGTCGGAGGAACAGGGAATCACCTATTACAGGACGGACCCTTACCTGCCGTCATCCGGCAGCGACGTTCTGATGCAGGGTGCATTCTCTCTGGAGAGCACCCATGGTGCCAGAACCGGGTATGTGGTGCTGAACTTTACCAGGGAAAATTTCGACAACGTGCTGAACGGTTTTTATTCGTCCGGCGATACGCTGCTGGTACTGGATTCCCACCAAAAGCCCCTTTACTGTTCCAGGCCGGAATACGGGGAGCGTGAAATCAGTGATATTATAGGGCACACCATATCGGGCCAGGGCGGGACGGAGAAAAAGGGGGTTTATACCAAATATCTGTGGACCAGGGAACCTTCCCAGGGCTTCTACATCCTGCTGCGCTGTTCGGCACCCATCAGCGCCCCGGCCGTGCGCACCATGGGTACGGTTAGCCTTGCGCTGTCCGGCCTGGGACTGGTGCTCTGCCTCCTCATAGCAGGCGCGTTGTCCCGGAGCATCGGCCAGCCGGTGAGCCTGTTGGACAAGGCCATGGCAAAGGTGAAGAAGGGGGATTTGTCCATCCGCATCCGCACCAACCGTCAGGATGAACTGGGCAGGCTGACAGAAAGCTTTAACCAGATGACCGGGGACCTTCAGAAGTACCTGGATGATACGGTGCAGAAGCAGAAGGATTTAAATAAGACCACCCTCAGGCTGTATCAGACCCAGCTGAATCCCCATTTCCTCTATAATACCCTGGATTCCATCAAATGGAGCGCCAGGATCAACCAGGTGCCTGAGATTGCGGTGCTGGCGGAAAATCTGGCTGTCATCCTGAGAAAGAGCATATCCAGCCGGCCCTTCATCACCCTGAGGGAGGAGTTGGAGACCATCGAGAGCTATGTGGAGATACAGAAAATACGTTTTACAGGACGGTTCCTGTATGAGACAGAGATACCGGATCAGCTGGAGGACTGTATGGTGCCCAAGATGATATTGCAGCCCCTGGTTGAGAACGCCATCATCCATGGGCTGGAAGGATGCGAGCACGGCTACATCTGCATTTACGCGTTCCAGAAAGAGGGAATACTGAACATATCGGTGACTGACGACGGATGCGGCATGAGCCGGGGGATGGCGGACTGGATTAACAGCGGCGCTCCGGCAAAGAGGGACGGCCATCTGGGATTATACAATGTTATCAACATATTGAAAATATATTACGGACAGGAGTATGGTATGAAGGCAGCTGTCACGGAGGATGGGACTACCGTCACCCTCAGGCTGCCGGTTCAGAAGGAGGTACCGGATGTATAA
- a CDS encoding response regulator transcription factor, with protein MYKVIVVEDETMVRRGIILTIDWAALDCVIAGEAANGEEGAELAVRLSPDIIVTDVKMPRMDGVEMITKLREQGCRAKFIILTAYSDFKYAQSALRLGVSDYLLKPLRDGDLEHAVGHIRERMEERPPREEETDAAPVLRFHSDKKSKNKYVEAATRYIREHYREDITISTVAAFLEISEGYLSRVFKKETDYTFTNYLAYYRMQIAMNLLKDCRVKVYEVADQVGYSDTAYFSAQFKKILGVSPSEYQDRCR; from the coding sequence ATGTATAAAGTCATTGTGGTGGAAGACGAGACAATGGTCAGGCGGGGGATTATCCTGACCATTGACTGGGCGGCCCTGGACTGTGTGATTGCAGGGGAGGCTGCGAACGGGGAGGAAGGGGCAGAGCTGGCGGTCCGCCTGTCCCCGGATATAATTGTGACGGATGTGAAGATGCCCAGAATGGACGGCGTGGAGATGATAACAAAACTGCGGGAACAGGGCTGCCGCGCCAAATTTATTATCCTGACCGCCTACAGCGATTTTAAATACGCCCAGAGCGCCCTGAGGCTGGGAGTCAGCGATTATCTACTGAAGCCTTTGAGGGACGGAGATTTGGAACATGCGGTGGGGCACATCAGAGAGCGGATGGAAGAACGCCCGCCAAGGGAGGAGGAAACAGACGCTGCCCCGGTCCTGCGCTTTCATTCCGATAAAAAATCCAAGAACAAGTATGTGGAGGCGGCCACCCGGTATATCAGGGAACATTACCGGGAAGATATCACCATCAGTACCGTAGCCGCTTTTCTGGAAATCAGCGAGGGATACTTAAGCAGAGTCTTTAAGAAGGAAACCGACTACACCTTTACCAACTATCTGGCCTATTACCGGATGCAGATTGCCATGAACCTGTTAAAGGACTGCAGGGTAAAGGTATACGAGGTGGCGGACCAGGTGGGATATTCAGATACAGCCTATTTCAGCGCGCAGTTTAAGAAGATACTGGGGGTATCACCGTCGGAGTATCAGGACAGGTGCAGATAG
- the holB gene encoding DNA polymerase III subunit delta', whose protein sequence is MLGFNDILGHEQIKEHFRNAVQTGKVSHAYILSGEAGMGRKSLANAFALSLLCEKGTAKPCMQCHACRQVLSGNHPDLIYVTHEKPASIGVDDIREQINDTIQVRPYSSYYKIYIVDEAEKMTVQAQNALLKTIEEPPAYAVILLLTTNQDAFLPTILSRCVQLKLKPLKDSVVKEYLVQSLGENESEADIYAAFARGNLGKAIHLARSEAFGVMYREMLHLLKHIKDTDISGLLDYIHKVKEENLDIRECLDFMQMWYRDILMYKTTKDINLLIFKDEFSAVKSISTTSGYDGLEKILEAIDKARIRLDANVNTELVMELMLLTMKEN, encoded by the coding sequence ATGTTGGGATTTAACGATATATTAGGACATGAACAAATAAAGGAACATTTCCGCAACGCAGTGCAGACAGGGAAGGTTTCCCATGCTTATATACTGAGCGGCGAGGCAGGCATGGGAAGGAAATCCCTGGCTAACGCATTTGCCCTCAGCCTGCTTTGCGAGAAGGGGACGGCAAAGCCCTGTATGCAGTGCCATGCCTGCAGGCAGGTACTTTCCGGAAACCACCCGGATCTTATTTACGTGACACATGAAAAGCCCGCCAGCATCGGCGTGGACGATATAAGGGAGCAGATTAATGATACCATCCAGGTACGTCCCTACAGCAGTTATTATAAGATATATATAGTGGATGAGGCGGAGAAGATGACCGTACAGGCGCAGAATGCCCTTCTTAAGACCATTGAAGAGCCCCCTGCCTATGCAGTTATCCTGCTTTTGACCACCAATCAGGACGCGTTCCTGCCCACCATCCTGTCAAGGTGTGTGCAGCTTAAGCTGAAGCCCTTAAAGGATTCTGTGGTGAAGGAATATCTGGTTCAGTCTCTGGGAGAAAATGAGAGCGAGGCTGATATTTATGCCGCTTTTGCCAGGGGCAATCTGGGCAAGGCCATCCATCTGGCCCGGTCAGAGGCGTTTGGGGTGATGTACAGGGAGATGCTCCATCTCCTGAAGCACATCAAGGATACGGATATATCCGGGCTTTTAGACTACATCCACAAGGTTAAGGAGGAGAACCTGGATATCCGGGAATGCCTGGACTTTATGCAGATGTGGTACAGGGATATCCTGATGTATAAAACCACAAAGGATATTAACCTGCTGATATTCAAGGATGAATTCTCCGCTGTCAAGAGTATCAGCACCACAAGCGGCTATGACGGTCTGGAGAAAATTCTGGAAGCCATTGACAAGGCCAGAATCAGGCTGGACGCCAACGTGAACACCGAACTGGTCATGGAGCTGATGCTTCTTACCATGAAGGAGAATTAG
- a CDS encoding PSP1 domain-containing protein, with amino-acid sequence MITVIGVRFRTAGKIYYFDPAGRRIKTGDHVIVETARGIEYGYVVLGNREVDESKVVPPLKSVIRMATDEDEAAEARNKQKERDAFKICQEKIKKHHLEMKLIDAEYTFDNNKVLFYFTADGRIDFRELVKDLASVFKTRIELRQVGVRDETKIMGGIGICGRALCCHSYLSEFIPVSIKMAKEQNLSLNPTKISGVCGRLMCCLKNEEETYEVLNSKLPNPGDYVTTSDGLKGEVHSVNVLRQQVKVIVTVERDEKEIREYKVDQLKFKPRKKKGKGGGEKHGGDTPDAELKQLEALEKKEGKSKLDDN; translated from the coding sequence ATGATTACAGTAATCGGGGTGCGCTTCCGCACCGCAGGAAAGATATATTATTTTGACCCCGCAGGCCGCCGGATTAAAACAGGCGACCACGTCATCGTGGAGACGGCCAGGGGCATTGAATACGGGTATGTGGTCCTGGGAAACCGGGAAGTGGATGAATCCAAGGTGGTCCCGCCCTTAAAATCAGTTATCCGCATGGCGACGGATGAGGATGAGGCGGCAGAGGCCAGGAACAAGCAGAAGGAAAGGGATGCCTTTAAAATCTGCCAGGAAAAAATCAAAAAGCATCACCTGGAGATGAAGCTCATTGACGCCGAATACACATTTGACAACAACAAGGTGCTGTTTTACTTTACTGCCGACGGCAGAATTGATTTCAGGGAGCTGGTGAAGGACCTGGCCAGCGTGTTTAAGACCAGGATTGAGCTGCGCCAGGTAGGAGTCAGGGACGAGACTAAAATTATGGGAGGCATCGGCATCTGCGGAAGGGCGCTTTGCTGCCATTCCTATCTGTCTGAATTCATTCCTGTGTCCATCAAGATGGCAAAGGAACAGAACCTCTCCCTGAATCCCACCAAGATATCAGGTGTGTGCGGACGCCTTATGTGCTGCCTTAAAAATGAAGAGGAAACATACGAGGTGTTAAACAGCAAGCTTCCCAATCCGGGAGACTATGTGACCACAAGCGACGGGTTAAAGGGCGAGGTACACAGCGTCAACGTGCTGCGCCAGCAGGTTAAGGTCATTGTGACCGTGGAACGGGACGAGAAAGAAATCAGGGAATACAAGGTGGACCAGCTCAAGTTCAAGCCCAGGAAAAAGAAGGGCAAAGGCGGCGGGGAAAAGCACGGAGGCGACACGCCGGACGCAGAGCTTAAACAGCTGGAAGCCCTTGAGAAGAAGGAAGGAAAGTCGAAGCTGGATGACAACTGA
- a CDS encoding tRNA1(Val) (adenine(37)-N6)-methyltransferase — protein MTTDTVTVKHTWRQEGTIMLRDDERIDDLQRNHYGIIQRKGAFCFGMDAVLLSGFAVVKKGEKVLDLGTGTGIIPILLTAKTEGSHFTGLEIQEESADMARRSVAYNHLEGKVDIVTGDLVEASRLFALASFDVVTANPPYMNESHGLKNPGDAKAIARHEVKCTLEDVVREGTRVLKPGGRFCMVHRPRRLIEIITVMKRHGLEPKRMKMVHPYADREANMVLIEAVRGGGPLLKMEAPVIVFDQNGEYSREIRTTYGY, from the coding sequence ATGACAACTGATACAGTTACGGTGAAACACACTTGGCGTCAGGAAGGTACCATCATGCTGCGGGACGACGAGCGGATCGATGATTTGCAGCGCAACCATTACGGAATTATCCAGAGGAAGGGCGCATTCTGCTTTGGCATGGACGCCGTCCTTCTGTCCGGCTTCGCCGTTGTGAAAAAGGGGGAAAAGGTGCTGGACCTGGGAACAGGCACGGGCATCATCCCCATCCTCCTGACGGCTAAGACTGAGGGAAGCCACTTTACCGGTCTGGAGATACAGGAAGAGTCGGCGGACATGGCCAGGCGGAGTGTGGCATATAATCATCTGGAAGGCAAGGTAGACATCGTCACCGGCGATTTAGTGGAGGCCAGCAGGTTATTTGCACTGGCTTCTTTTGATGTGGTAACAGCCAATCCCCCTTATATGAATGAATCCCATGGGCTTAAGAATCCCGGGGATGCCAAGGCCATTGCCCGCCATGAGGTGAAGTGTACGCTGGAGGATGTGGTGAGGGAGGGAACCCGGGTACTGAAGCCGGGAGGCCGTTTCTGCATGGTCCACAGGCCCAGACGGCTGATTGAAATTATTACTGTCATGAAGCGCCATGGCCTGGAGCCAAAGCGCATGAAGATGGTTCACCCTTATGCGGACCGGGAGGCCAACATGGTGCTCATAGAGGCCGTGAGGGGAGGCGGTCCTCTCCTTAAGATGGAAGCCCCGGTCATTGTCTTTGATCAGAACGGGGAGTATTCACGGGAGATACGGACCACCTACGGATATTGA
- the rsmI gene encoding 16S rRNA (cytidine(1402)-2'-O)-methyltransferase has product MAGTLYLCATPIGNLEDITFRVLRTLKEVDLIAAEDTRHSIKLLNHFDIKTPMTSYHEYNKVDKARYLVGRLEEGVNIALITDAGTPGISDPGEELVRQCYEAGIQVTSLPGPAACITALTMSGLSTRRFCFEAFLPSEKGDKKERARILEELKRETRTIIVYEAPHHLARTLEDLYKVLGDRNITICRELTKKYEAACRTTFRESLERCREEEPRGECVIVIEGKPLEELRKEQISRWEEMEIQEHLACYTDQGMDKKEAMKAVARDRGITKRDVYQKLL; this is encoded by the coding sequence ATGGCAGGAACACTTTATCTCTGCGCCACGCCAATCGGCAATCTGGAGGATATTACCTTCAGGGTACTCAGGACATTAAAGGAAGTGGATTTGATTGCGGCAGAGGATACACGCCACAGCATCAAGCTTCTGAATCATTTTGATATAAAAACGCCCATGACCAGCTACCACGAGTATAACAAGGTGGACAAGGCCAGATACCTGGTGGGCCGGCTGGAGGAAGGGGTGAACATAGCCCTGATTACGGACGCGGGCACCCCCGGTATATCGGATCCGGGAGAGGAGCTGGTAAGGCAGTGCTATGAGGCGGGAATCCAGGTCACCTCCCTACCCGGTCCGGCAGCGTGTATCACGGCCCTCACCATGTCGGGGCTTTCCACCAGGAGATTCTGCTTTGAGGCCTTTCTTCCCTCTGAGAAGGGGGATAAAAAGGAGCGTGCCAGAATCCTGGAGGAGCTGAAGCGGGAGACCAGGACCATTATCGTGTATGAGGCGCCCCACCATCTGGCGAGAACCCTTGAAGATTTATATAAAGTCCTTGGAGACAGGAACATAACCATATGCAGGGAGCTTACGAAAAAATATGAGGCAGCCTGCAGGACCACGTTCCGGGAATCCCTGGAACGCTGCCGTGAGGAAGAGCCTAGAGGTGAGTGTGTCATAGTAATAGAAGGAAAGCCGCTGGAAGAGCTGCGAAAGGAGCAGATAAGCCGCTGGGAGGAGATGGAAATCCAGGAGCATCTGGCCTGCTATACGGACCAGGGCATGGATAAGAAGGAAGCCATGAAGGCCGTGGCAAGGGACCGGGGAATCACAAAGCGGGATGTGTACCAGAAACTTCTGTAA
- a CDS encoding AbrB/MazE/SpoVT family DNA-binding domain-containing protein, with product MKTTGVIRKLDELGRITLPIELRRSLDLDVKDGLEITVQDDCIILKKAECADIFTGSTDDLLEYEGKKVSRQSVVALAKLAGLNVTE from the coding sequence ATGAAAACTACAGGTGTTATCCGTAAATTGGATGAACTCGGCAGAATCACCCTTCCCATCGAATTAAGAAGAAGCCTTGATTTGGATGTGAAAGATGGTCTTGAAATTACGGTTCAGGATGACTGCATTATCCTGAAGAAGGCAGAATGTGCTGACATCTTCACCGGAAGCACTGACGATTTGCTGGAATATGAGGGCAAGAAAGTATCCCGTCAGTCCGTTGTTGCGCTGGCTAAGTTAGCCGGCCTTAATGTCACCGAGTAA
- a CDS encoding beta-ketoacyl-ACP synthase III: protein MTTRIVGTGSYVPEQIVTNDDLAKIVETNDEWIRSRTGIGARRIATNESTSYMAAEASVNALENAGVKPEEIDLILLATSSPDYCFPNGACEVQGRIGAINAACFDISAACTGFVYALNTAHAFISSGIYKTALVIGADVLSKLIDWTDRGTCVLFGDGAGAVVVKADETGILGMNMHSDGTKGGVLTCGSRTNGNFLLGKKPELGYMTMDGQEVFKFAVKKVPQCITEVLEDTGVKAEDVRYFAIHQANYRIIESIAKRLKVNVDRFPVNMEHYGNTSGASVPILLDEMNRKGMLSAGDKVVLSGFGAGLTWGAALLEW from the coding sequence ATGACAACAAGAATCGTAGGAACCGGTTCCTATGTACCGGAGCAGATTGTGACCAATGACGACCTTGCAAAGATTGTGGAGACCAACGACGAGTGGATCCGCAGCCGGACGGGGATAGGGGCGAGAAGGATTGCCACAAACGAAAGTACCTCCTATATGGCGGCTGAAGCCTCAGTCAATGCGCTGGAGAATGCAGGTGTAAAACCTGAGGAAATAGACCTTATACTGCTGGCTACCTCATCGCCGGATTACTGTTTTCCCAATGGGGCATGTGAGGTACAGGGCAGGATAGGCGCGATAAACGCGGCCTGCTTTGACATAAGCGCGGCCTGCACCGGTTTTGTCTACGCGCTGAACACAGCCCATGCGTTCATAAGCAGCGGCATCTATAAGACGGCCTTGGTGATTGGCGCGGATGTGCTCAGCAAGCTGATTGACTGGACGGACCGGGGAACCTGTGTGTTATTTGGAGACGGCGCGGGCGCAGTGGTGGTAAAGGCCGATGAAACCGGTATTCTGGGAATGAACATGCACTCAGACGGAACAAAAGGCGGAGTGCTGACCTGCGGTTCCAGGACCAATGGAAATTTCCTCCTGGGCAAGAAGCCGGAGCTGGGATATATGACCATGGACGGCCAGGAAGTATTCAAATTCGCAGTAAAAAAGGTACCCCAGTGTATCACCGAGGTGCTGGAAGACACAGGAGTGAAGGCGGAGGACGTCAGGTACTTTGCAATCCATCAGGCCAATTACCGGATCATTGAATCCATAGCAAAACGCCTGAAGGTAAATGTGGACCGTTTCCCGGTCAACATGGAACACTATGGCAATACATCAGGGGCATCGGTTCCCATCCTGTTAGATGAGATGAACCGGAAGGGAATGCTTTCAGCCGGAGATAAAGTGGTGCTGTCCGGATTCGGTGCGGGCCTTACCTGGGGTGCGGCACTGTTGGAGTGGTAA
- the acpP gene encoding acyl carrier protein, producing the protein MLEKMKEIIAEQLSVEADSVTEASSFKEDLGADSLDLFELVMALEDEYSVEIPAEDLEQLTTVGEVMNYLKGKGVEA; encoded by the coding sequence ATGTTAGAGAAAATGAAAGAAATTATTGCAGAGCAGTTAAGCGTAGAGGCAGACTCTGTTACAGAGGCTTCCTCCTTCAAAGAAGATTTAGGCGCTGATTCCTTAGACCTGTTCGAGCTGGTTATGGCTCTTGAGGATGAGTACTCCGTAGAGATTCCTGCTGAGGACTTAGAGCAGTTAACCACTGTGGGCGAGGTTATGAACTACTTAAAAGGCAAGGGCGTAGAGGCATAA
- the fabK gene encoding enoyl-[acyl-carrier-protein] reductase FabK: MKTRITEMLGIEYPIIQGGMAWVAEHNLAAAVSEAGGFGLIGGANAPGEVVRDEIRKARELTDKPFGVNVMLLSPHADDVAKVVVEEGIKVVTTGAGNPEKYMEMWKAAGIKVIPVVASVALARRMEKYGADAVVAEGMESGGHIGEQTTMTLVPQVADAVSIPVIAAGGIGDGRGMAAAFMLGAEAVQMGTRFVVAKESIVHENYKQRIIKAKDIDSTVTGRSHGHPVRGLRNQMTREYIKLEQEGKSFEELEYLTLGTLRKAVMEGDVNRGTVMAGQIAGMISKEQTCKEMIEEIMAQAGKLMHWN, translated from the coding sequence ATGAAAACAAGAATTACAGAAATGTTAGGAATTGAATATCCTATTATTCAGGGCGGCATGGCCTGGGTAGCAGAACACAACCTGGCAGCTGCCGTATCCGAGGCAGGCGGTTTCGGACTGATTGGCGGTGCTAACGCACCTGGGGAAGTGGTGCGCGACGAGATTCGCAAGGCCAGGGAGCTGACAGATAAGCCTTTTGGCGTTAATGTCATGCTGCTGAGTCCCCATGCGGACGATGTGGCAAAGGTGGTTGTGGAGGAAGGCATCAAGGTGGTTACCACCGGCGCCGGAAACCCCGAAAAATATATGGAAATGTGGAAGGCAGCGGGCATTAAGGTGATTCCCGTGGTTGCAAGCGTGGCCCTGGCCCGCCGTATGGAGAAGTATGGGGCGGACGCAGTGGTGGCTGAGGGCATGGAGTCCGGCGGCCATATAGGAGAGCAGACCACCATGACTCTGGTTCCCCAGGTAGCGGACGCTGTTTCCATTCCGGTTATCGCGGCAGGCGGTATCGGAGACGGAAGAGGAATGGCCGCGGCTTTTATGCTGGGCGCTGAGGCAGTCCAGATGGGAACCAGGTTTGTGGTTGCCAAAGAGTCCATTGTACATGAAAATTATAAGCAGCGCATTATCAAGGCCAAGGACATTGATTCCACGGTTACAGGACGCAGCCACGGCCATCCTGTAAGAGGACTCAGGAACCAGATGACCAGGGAATACATCAAGCTGGAGCAGGAGGGCAAGTCCTTTGAGGAGCTGGAGTACCTGACTCTGGGAACCCTGCGCAAGGCAGTCATGGAAGGCGATGTAAACAGGGGAACCGTTATGGCCGGACAGATTGCAGGTATGATATCCAAGGAGCAGACCTGCAAGGAGATGATTGAGGAAATCATGGCGCAGGCAGGAAAATTGATGCATTGGAATTAG
- the fabD gene encoding ACP S-malonyltransferase translates to MSKIAFIFPGQGAQACGMGKDFYEQTETGKRIFDKATQLMGFSMPQLCFEENDRLDITEYTQAAMVTASIAMMRVLEENGIKPDVAAGLSLGEYCALAAAGVMSDEDAIRTVRQRGILMQEAVPVGEGAMAAILALDAAVIEEVTGAMEGVWIANYNCPGQIVISGEKAAVEEACEKLKAAGAKRAVMLNVSGPFHSGMLTAAGEKLGQVLSRVELHEPRIPYVANVTAQYVKSAGEVKELLTRQVSSSVRWQQSVEAMIGDGVDTFIEIGPGKTLAGFMRKISRDVKTLNVEKLEDIGKAVEALKS, encoded by the coding sequence ATGAGCAAGATTGCATTTATTTTCCCTGGACAGGGAGCCCAGGCCTGCGGAATGGGTAAGGATTTCTATGAGCAGACTGAGACCGGAAAAAGAATCTTTGACAAGGCGACACAGTTAATGGGATTTTCCATGCCCCAGCTGTGCTTTGAGGAAAATGACAGGCTGGATATCACGGAATACACCCAGGCAGCCATGGTAACCGCCAGCATCGCCATGATGCGTGTTCTGGAAGAAAATGGAATCAAGCCGGATGTGGCGGCGGGACTCAGCCTTGGAGAATACTGCGCCCTGGCAGCGGCCGGAGTCATGAGTGATGAGGATGCCATCCGGACGGTCCGCCAGAGGGGAATACTTATGCAGGAGGCTGTACCTGTGGGCGAGGGCGCCATGGCAGCCATTCTGGCCCTGGACGCGGCAGTGATTGAAGAAGTGACAGGAGCCATGGAAGGCGTGTGGATTGCCAATTATAACTGTCCGGGACAGATTGTAATTTCCGGTGAGAAGGCAGCTGTGGAAGAAGCGTGTGAGAAGTTAAAGGCAGCCGGGGCAAAGAGGGCAGTGATGTTAAATGTCAGCGGCCCCTTCCATTCCGGTATGCTGACAGCCGCAGGCGAAAAGCTGGGACAGGTCCTTTCCCGGGTGGAGCTTCATGAGCCCCGGATTCCTTATGTGGCCAATGTGACGGCACAGTATGTAAAGAGCGCCGGAGAGGTGAAGGAACTGCTTACAAGGCAGGTTTCATCCTCAGTCAGATGGCAGCAGAGCGTGGAGGCCATGATTGGGGACGGCGTGGACACCTTCATCGAGATTGGCCCCGGTAAGACCCTGGCCGGTTTCATGAGGAAGATAAGCCGGGACGTGAAGACCCTCAATGTGGAAAAATTAGAAGATATCGGTAAAGCAGTGGAAGCACTTAAATCATAA
- the fabG gene encoding 3-oxoacyl-[acyl-carrier-protein] reductase yields MLEGKIALVTGASRGIGRQIALTLGREGAAVIVNYNGSAAKAEEVVKEIEAAGGRAEAVQCNVSDFESCGRMMADVVSRYGRLDILVNNAGITRDNLLMKMSEEDFDAVISTNLKGVFNCIKHISRQMLKQKAGRIINISSVSGVLGNAGQANYCAAKAGVIGITKSAARELASRGITVNAVAPGFIATEMTDVLSDSVKAAATEQIPMKHFGSTQDIAETVAFLASDKAGYITGQVLSVDGGMAM; encoded by the coding sequence ATGCTGGAAGGAAAGATTGCACTGGTAACAGGCGCAAGCCGCGGAATCGGCCGTCAGATTGCCCTTACACTGGGCCGGGAAGGCGCAGCCGTAATCGTAAATTATAATGGCTCTGCGGCAAAGGCAGAGGAAGTAGTGAAGGAAATCGAAGCAGCAGGAGGCAGGGCAGAGGCGGTTCAGTGCAATGTTTCCGATTTTGAGAGCTGCGGCAGGATGATGGCGGACGTGGTTTCCAGGTATGGCCGTCTGGATATCCTGGTGAACAACGCGGGAATCACCAGGGACAACCTGCTCATGAAGATGTCAGAGGAAGATTTCGACGCTGTCATCAGCACTAACCTGAAGGGCGTATTTAACTGCATCAAGCACATTTCCCGCCAGATGTTAAAGCAGAAGGCAGGAAGAATCATCAACATCTCCTCCGTATCAGGGGTTCTGGGCAACGCGGGCCAGGCCAATTACTGCGCGGCCAAGGCCGGCGTCATCGGCATCACCAAATCAGCTGCCAGGGAGCTGGCCAGCAGGGGAATTACGGTGAATGCGGTGGCTCCTGGTTTCATTGCCACGGAGATGACCGATGTTCTCAGTGACAGCGTAAAGGCAGCTGCCACGGAGCAGATTCCAATGAAACATTTCGGAAGCACGCAGGACATTGCAGAGACAGTTGCTTTCCTGGCTTCCGATAAGGCAGGATATATCACAGGCCAGGTCTTAAGCGTAGACGGCGGAATGGCCATGTAG